The DNA segment CTGAACCGTGACACCACCGCTCAGCACGCAAATTATCGGCGAGCGAGCTACCGCTAGACCAGCGTTTAACAGCGCAACGGGATTGTCAGCTTCCTCATGCAACAACAGCAGTTCATCACCCAGTTGATACGGGTCAGAGTAGCTGCCGTCATGGACCAGAATGATCTCGCAATCCTTGGGCCGATGTTCCAGCGCCGAAAGGATCGTATTCTCGAGATCGCTGTCGTTGTGTTGATGCGGTACAATAATCGATAGACGTAACACGGATGTTCATCCCCTGAGCTGAGGCAGCGCATCGCTAGCCGTCCTGCTTCTCTGCAGAACTGGCACAAATGGAGACATCGGCTGGTCTGCCAGCCAAAATCAATTAAAACGGCGGATGCGACAGTCAGGCAGATTAGTCAAGTTGTGAGGGCGAATTTCATAGTCCTGTAGGGATGAGTTGTTGGTAGCAAATGTGGTGTGGAATGAGCAGAATCGTCCCTCAGGCACGAGATGGGGTCAGTTCACCAGCTGACAGGCGAAGTATTTTGCTGATATTGTGTCCCGACGGGTCAAGTCATTTTTTCTTGCCGGTTGCTTCAGAGCTCCGTTGGATTTGATTCCTCCCTTCGGAGGTGTGTATTACCACCAGGGCTCGGCATAGGAATTGTCTGCCCTCCTGACCCAAAAAGCTTCACGTCTAAACGCGTTAGCGACGGACTACTACTCATCCCTCGATTACGCTTGGGTATGTGATGGTGAGAGCCTACTGTCGTTGCTCAATTGCTAGCAAACAACCGGTGGCAGCAGCTATTTCATCGAGCCGATCTGGCGGGAGTTCACCGAGCAGCGGTTGCACCGGACCTGTGTCGGAGATCCCGGCGCTGGTCACCGCCTGATGTAACACGGTGATTGGATGAATGCGATTGCGCAGTTCTTCAAGTTCCGCGAACTGCCTGCGAATCAGTTCGGCACCTGCGTCATCCCCCGCCTGTAACTTCCGTAACATGTTCAGCGATAATCGCGGAGCCACACACACGCAGCCGCTGGTGAAACTGACCAGGCCAAATCGGCGTAGGTGAACGATGGCCGGCTGCTCGCCCATTCCGCTGACAATCAAATTTGAGGGCACATTTTCCAAAATCTCGCTCAGGTAACCATCGTTTTCTGGATGCTCTCGTACTACAGCATACTTGATCCATGATAGCAAGCCGTCGCGATAGAGCCTGCCAAGTGTCGATGGTGACAACCAGCCATCGTGCTTCAAGTACACTACCACGGGGCGACCGACAGACTGGACAAACTGGCGAATTCCTGTTTCGATACCACGCTCGTCGCTAAGCTCTTTTTGAGGCAGGACCATGGCGGTCGGGAAATCATAATCTTTGAGAATTTCAGCCTGATCCATCATCGTGCCGTAAGCCGGTCCAACCGCCGGCACGACTAAGGTCTCTGCCGCCGCTAGTTCAACCAACATGGTTAAGAACTTGGCGTACTCGCTGGGCCGGATGTGATACAGCACTGCATTTCCACCAT comes from the Pirellulaceae bacterium genome and includes:
- a CDS encoding dihydrodipicolinate synthase family protein — its product is MARDRAGKICRSENQRMIRYLEQAGITTLLYGGNAVLYHIRPSEYAKFLTMLVELAAAETLVVPAVGPAYGTMMDQAEILKDYDFPTAMVLPQKELSDERGIETGIRQFVQSVGRPVVVYLKHDGWLSPSTLGRLYRDGLLSWIKYAVVREHPENDGYLSEILENVPSNLIVSGMGEQPAIVHLRRFGLVSFTSGCVCVAPRLSLNMLRKLQAGDDAGAELIRRQFAELEELRNRIHPITVLHQAVTSAGISDTGPVQPLLGELPPDRLDEIAAATGCLLAIEQRQ